A region from the Candidatus Zixiibacteriota bacterium genome encodes:
- a CDS encoding CoB--CoM heterodisulfide reductase iron-sulfur subunit A family protein — MAEIKPVENQLAADVMVVGGGIAGITSAIETAETGKQVILVEKSPTLGGRVAAMNQYFPKLCPPTCGIEINLKRIRASNNIRVLTLADIEDISGQPGKLTVTIKLNPRFVNAKCTSCGECEKVCEIERDDEFNHGMSKTKAIYQPHMLAYPPRHVVDPEYASDDRMKKVAEACEYGAIDLDMKEKTVTAEVGGIVWATGWKPYDATKIDNLGFGKVKNVLTNVMMERLAVPNGPTEGKIVRPSDGKEIKTIGFVQCAGSRDENHLPYCSAICCMASMKQATYVREQYPEADIHLFYIDVRSPGRLEDFYFKMQEDEKMYFHRGKVGKVTENPENGNVILEAENTLTGKITRTEVEMAILATGMVPNAVDNPPPLDTRLDDFGFIAPDNDNGIYGAGVASRPYDVSGANMDATGAALKALTCGVRR; from the coding sequence ATGGCAGAGATTAAGCCTGTCGAAAATCAACTCGCGGCCGATGTCATGGTTGTCGGTGGAGGTATCGCCGGCATTACCAGCGCCATCGAAACGGCCGAAACGGGAAAGCAGGTCATTCTTGTGGAAAAATCACCGACGCTGGGAGGACGAGTGGCGGCGATGAATCAGTATTTTCCCAAGCTGTGCCCACCCACCTGCGGAATCGAAATAAATCTCAAACGAATTCGCGCCAGTAACAATATTCGAGTGTTGACGCTGGCCGATATTGAAGATATTTCCGGACAGCCCGGTAAATTGACGGTCACTATCAAACTCAATCCTCGCTTTGTCAACGCAAAGTGCACCTCATGCGGCGAATGCGAAAAAGTTTGCGAAATCGAACGGGATGACGAATTTAATCACGGCATGTCGAAGACCAAGGCGATTTATCAACCGCATATGCTGGCCTATCCCCCGCGCCACGTTGTTGACCCCGAGTACGCTTCGGACGACCGGATGAAAAAGGTCGCCGAGGCGTGCGAGTACGGCGCGATTGATCTGGATATGAAGGAGAAAACGGTTACGGCCGAAGTCGGCGGAATCGTTTGGGCGACCGGATGGAAGCCGTATGATGCGACAAAAATTGATAATCTCGGATTTGGCAAAGTAAAAAATGTTTTGACCAACGTTATGATGGAACGGTTGGCCGTGCCGAACGGCCCGACCGAGGGAAAAATCGTGCGTCCGTCGGATGGCAAGGAAATCAAGACGATCGGGTTTGTGCAATGCGCCGGATCGCGCGATGAGAATCATCTCCCCTACTGCTCGGCTATCTGCTGTATGGCTTCGATGAAACAGGCGACTTATGTGCGCGAGCAATATCCTGAGGCCGATATTCACCTGTTTTATATCGATGTTCGCTCCCCGGGACGGCTCGAGGATTTCTATTTTAAGATGCAGGAAGACGAAAAAATGTATTTCCATCGCGGCAAGGTCGGCAAGGTTACCGAAAATCCGGAAAATGGAAATGTGATTCTGGAAGCGGAAAATACACTAACAGGAAAGATAACTCGAACGGAAGTTGAGATGGCGATTTTGGCGACCGGCATGGTTCCCAACGCAGTCGATAACCCGCCTCCTCTGGATACCAGGCTCGATGATTTTGGATTTATCGCCCCGGATAATGATAACGGCATATATGGCGCCGGAGTCGCCAGCCGTCCTTATGATGTATCCGGAGCCAACATGGACGCGACCGGAGCGGCCCTGAAAGCTCTAACATGCGGGGTGAGGAGATAG
- a CDS encoding macro domain-containing protein: protein MSDTLSINGGTIRLIQDDITLLKIDSFVYYARHDLNLGSGFGGAISIRGGPSIQEELKDKGSLETTDVYVSGAGDLEMNYIVHAVGPRFQEEDLNEKLEQTIAKTLSAAEEKGINSIAFPPMGSGFYGVPIDVSAEITLKAVKEYLSNNPKIKDIVVCANDRREYQACQNQLRKMGG from the coding sequence ATGAGTGACACGTTGTCTATCAACGGGGGTACTATTCGTCTAATTCAAGATGATATTACTCTCCTTAAGATTGATTCATTCGTATATTATGCCCGTCATGACTTGAATCTGGGTTCTGGATTTGGCGGGGCGATTAGCATCCGGGGTGGTCCTTCGATCCAGGAAGAGCTAAAAGATAAAGGGTCTCTTGAAACTACTGATGTTTATGTATCGGGGGCTGGGGATTTGGAAATGAATTATATTGTTCATGCCGTTGGCCCTCGTTTTCAGGAAGAAGATTTAAATGAGAAGCTCGAACAAACGATTGCCAAAACTCTCAGCGCCGCGGAAGAAAAAGGGATCAATAGCATCGCTTTTCCTCCAATGGGATCGGGGTTTTATGGCGTTCCAATTGATGTTAGCGCCGAAATCACACTGAAAGCGGTTAAGGAATATCTCTCCAATAATCCGAAAATCAAAGATATCGTTGTTTGCGCCAATGACAGACGGGAATATCAGGCGTGCCAGAATCAATTAAGGAAGATGGGAGGGTAG
- a CDS encoding response regulator, whose translation MSENNRSHKAKKVLERMGKKLNRQITSSLIACVHCGNCTEACHYVLANPGDPTFAPAYKADKIRSIFKRHFDWTGRVIPWWVHAKSVYTDDDLEELKDTVFGKCTNCRRCTINCPMGVDYATFNRMARGLLVSVGIMPEGVAVVSKDQWELGNQMGVLKEDYIDTLEWLTEELQMEHGDTYPGIPIDKKNADVVYSINPREVKYDPRTISDAALIFNEAGEDWTMPSDSWDMTNFGLFSGDDDLGGAVARRLYEKVEELEGKKLVISECGHGYRSTRCEGPNWAKRDVNYVMESSVITMLRYIKEGRIKVDKSKNPEPVTFHDSCNNARSCGLFEEPRELMNLVCEDIREMYPNRAENYCCTGGGGAMSMSEYTPMRLKSAKIKADQMTATGAKYVVTSCHNCVDGLADCIKHYKLDMKVTQLVNLVANALVIEKVEEPVIVPPEEAAIEGKLAGFTILVVDDEPDFVTFASTLLEDNGAKVIKAYTGEEALETARREKPDLITLDLSMPGQSGSDVFESIRKDPELRGMMVCIITGKPELRRLIYERTVKPPDGYVDKPITEETLLFNVRKILDTMHK comes from the coding sequence ATGTCTGAAAATAATAGATCACACAAAGCCAAAAAAGTTTTGGAGCGGATGGGTAAAAAACTCAACCGCCAGATAACCAGTTCATTGATAGCCTGCGTTCATTGCGGCAATTGTACCGAAGCCTGCCATTATGTTCTGGCCAATCCTGGCGATCCCACTTTCGCTCCCGCCTATAAAGCTGATAAAATTCGCTCGATATTCAAGAGACATTTTGACTGGACCGGTCGGGTGATACCCTGGTGGGTCCACGCTAAATCGGTTTACACCGATGATGATTTGGAAGAGTTAAAAGATACGGTCTTTGGCAAATGTACTAATTGCCGTCGCTGCACCATTAACTGTCCCATGGGCGTCGATTATGCGACGTTTAATCGTATGGCTCGCGGGCTATTGGTGTCCGTCGGGATTATGCCCGAGGGCGTAGCCGTGGTTAGTAAAGACCAATGGGAACTGGGTAATCAGATGGGGGTTCTCAAAGAGGATTATATCGATACCCTGGAATGGCTAACCGAAGAGCTACAGATGGAGCACGGTGATACTTATCCCGGAATTCCGATTGATAAAAAGAACGCCGATGTTGTATATTCGATAAACCCTCGTGAAGTAAAATACGACCCGCGTACGATCAGCGACGCGGCCTTGATATTTAATGAAGCCGGCGAAGACTGGACGATGCCGTCAGACAGCTGGGACATGACTAACTTTGGCCTATTTTCCGGCGATGATGATTTGGGCGGAGCCGTTGCCCGACGTCTTTATGAAAAAGTAGAAGAACTTGAGGGAAAGAAGCTGGTAATTTCCGAATGCGGTCACGGTTATCGATCGACTCGCTGTGAGGGGCCCAACTGGGCTAAGCGCGATGTTAATTACGTGATGGAAAGCTCAGTTATAACAATGCTGAGATATATAAAAGAAGGCCGAATTAAAGTTGACAAATCTAAAAATCCGGAGCCGGTTACTTTTCATGATTCCTGCAATAATGCCAGAAGTTGCGGATTGTTTGAAGAACCTCGCGAACTTATGAATTTGGTCTGTGAAGATATCCGGGAAATGTATCCCAATCGGGCCGAAAATTATTGCTGTACCGGCGGCGGCGGGGCCATGTCGATGTCGGAATACACGCCGATGCGTTTGAAATCGGCCAAGATCAAGGCTGATCAGATGACGGCAACCGGAGCCAAGTATGTCGTAACTTCCTGTCACAACTGCGTCGATGGATTGGCCGATTGTATCAAGCATTACAAACTTGATATGAAAGTCACCCAATTGGTTAACCTGGTGGCCAATGCCCTCGTGATCGAAAAGGTTGAAGAACCTGTTATCGTGCCTCCGGAAGAAGCGGCGATTGAAGGAAAACTGGCGGGATTTACGATTCTTGTTGTTGACGACGAGCCTGATTTTGTTACATTTGCATCAACGCTCCTTGAAGATAACGGTGCCAAAGTAATAAAGGCTTACACCGGTGAAGAAGCGCTTGAAACCGCGCGCCGTGAAAAGCCGGATTTGATTACTTTGGATTTGAGTATGCCCGGTCAATCGGGTTCTGATGTCTTTGAATCGATTCGCAAAGATCCGGAATTAAGGGGCATGATGGTTTGCATTATTACCGGCAAACCGGAATTACGTCGTTTGATTTACGAGCGAACAGTGAAACCGCCGGATGGTTACGTTGATAAACCGATTACGGAGGAGACGTTGCTCTTTAATGTTCGTAAGATATTAGATACTATGCATAAATAG
- a CDS encoding helix-turn-helix domain-containing protein, producing the protein MGKRHFTTSEVARLLSVAPDTVLKWVKAGKIASYRTPGGHSRIPAEAIEKMLPDDRLLKKSKELHPDRNDSFQYCWEFFAKSSGLNENCQHCIAYRSRSQRCYEMKHIPKEFGHLKLYCKDSCEECEYYLLTHFENKL; encoded by the coding sequence ATGGGTAAAAGGCATTTTACAACATCTGAAGTCGCCAGACTTCTTTCGGTGGCGCCTGACACGGTTCTTAAGTGGGTCAAGGCGGGAAAGATAGCTTCATATCGAACTCCAGGAGGTCATTCTCGAATTCCTGCTGAGGCGATTGAAAAGATGTTGCCCGATGATCGACTTTTGAAAAAGTCAAAAGAGCTTCATCCGGACAGAAATGATTCCTTTCAATATTGCTGGGAATTTTTTGCCAAGTCGAGCGGACTCAATGAAAACTGCCAACATTGCATTGCTTATCGCAGCCGTTCGCAAAGATGTTATGAGATGAAGCATATTCCCAAAGAATTTGGCCATCTGAAATTATATTGTAAAGATAGCTGCGAAGAATGTGAGTATTATCTTCTGACTCATTTTGAGAATAAGTTATAG
- a CDS encoding PAS domain-containing sensor histidine kinase, translated as MDNLYKTYFKALPCYLTIQDRDFKIIDANENFVKNFGDFRGRYCYQIYKKRPEKCEDCPVERTFLDGKRHRSEELVKTLDGREVSVIVYATPIHDEDGKITSVMEMSTNITEIKMLQKQLKNSQEKYRLLFEEVPCFISIQDRNLRIVEANRLHREAFGTFYGCKCYEVYKHRDKACHPCAVLKTFDSGKVHLHEEVVVARDGRQMNVMVMTAPIYNDDGEIESVIEMSTDITQIRELQTKLSSVGMIISTISHDLKGLLNGMDGGIYLVNTGMQKEDRDRIDKGWEMVLRNVDRIRSTVLDILYYAKDREPEWSELRLSEIIEEIYSVMKPKAESLKIDFSKEIILDNDTFKADSNAIRSMLINLIDNSFDACRVDKQKENHEVMINITGDSEEIRFEISDNGIGMDQETREKAFTLFFSSKGSGGTGLGLFIANKIAQSHGSNIEIESEPGVGTKISIVMPRDHVDSAASNESEDSQSTNKP; from the coding sequence ATGGATAATCTATATAAGACTTATTTTAAGGCGTTACCCTGCTATCTTACGATTCAGGATCGCGATTTTAAGATTATTGATGCCAACGAAAATTTCGTTAAGAATTTTGGAGATTTTAGGGGCCGTTATTGCTATCAGATATATAAGAAACGCCCGGAAAAATGCGAGGACTGTCCGGTTGAAAGAACTTTTTTGGACGGTAAAAGGCACCGCAGCGAGGAATTGGTCAAAACCCTGGACGGTCGGGAAGTTTCCGTAATCGTTTATGCGACACCCATACATGATGAAGACGGAAAAATTACTTCGGTGATGGAAATGTCAACCAATATCACCGAGATAAAAATGCTTCAAAAGCAACTTAAAAACAGCCAGGAAAAGTACCGCCTGCTTTTTGAGGAAGTCCCCTGCTTTATCTCCATACAGGATCGCAATCTCCGCATCGTCGAAGCCAATCGTTTGCATCGTGAAGCATTCGGGACGTTTTATGGCTGTAAATGTTATGAGGTTTACAAGCATCGGGACAAAGCCTGTCATCCATGTGCGGTCCTGAAAACATTTGACAGCGGTAAAGTTCATTTACATGAAGAGGTTGTAGTCGCCCGCGATGGCCGGCAAATGAATGTTATGGTAATGACGGCACCGATTTATAATGATGATGGCGAGATTGAAAGCGTTATCGAGATGTCCACCGATATTACCCAGATTCGGGAACTGCAGACTAAGTTATCCTCGGTCGGGATGATAATCAGTACCATCTCACACGATCTCAAAGGCCTTCTCAACGGCATGGACGGAGGTATTTACCTGGTTAATACCGGAATGCAGAAAGAGGACCGGGACCGCATCGACAAAGGCTGGGAGATGGTTCTGCGAAATGTTGACCGGATTCGCAGCACCGTGCTGGATATCCTGTATTATGCCAAGGATCGCGAACCTGAATGGTCGGAGCTTAGGCTCAGTGAAATTATCGAAGAAATTTATTCGGTTATGAAACCCAAGGCCGAAAGCCTCAAAATTGATTTTTCTAAAGAAATTATTCTGGATAATGACACGTTTAAGGCCGATAGCAATGCGATTCGTTCTATGCTCATAAATCTGATTGATAATTCTTTTGATGCTTGCCGGGTTGATAAGCAAAAAGAGAACCATGAAGTAATGATAAATATCACAGGTGATTCCGAAGAAATAAGATTTGAGATTTCCGATAACGGTATCGGTATGGATCAGGAGACTCGCGAAAAGGCTTTTACACTATTTTTCTCATCCAAAGGATCCGGCGGTACCGGACTGGGACTCTTTATCGCCAATAAAATCGCCCAATCTCACGGAAGTAATATCGAGATCGAGTCGGAGCCGGGGGTGGGTACGAAAATATCTATCGTCATGCCTCGGGACCATGTCGATTCCGCCGCGAGTAATGAATCTGAAGACTCCCAGTCTACTAATAAACCTTAA
- a CDS encoding MBOAT family O-acyltransferase yields MNFATVSYLIFFAVVFIVYWHLRHRFQNIFLLGASYLFYAAWDWRFLSLIIISTLTDYISGHMIYRSDSALRRKIVLIISLVINLSLLGYFKYFNFFADSFITLANSVGWNVSWTAANIILPVGISFYTFQSISYTVDIYRKKLKPTASLIDFAAFVAFFPQLVAGPIVRAREFVFQLEAKRVFNTQEFEAGLRRFLFGFFKKAFIADTLAMHLVEPAFANPTEYSGATLWLALIGWTFQIYADFSGYSSMAIGSAKMLGFKIPENFDFPYLSRNISQYWQRWHKTMSRFFRDYVYIGLGGNRRGLRRSLINITITTFVSGLWHGAGWTFVTWGLLHGFYIAVFQTWRKWRKDTGRWKDNPGITGIILAWILTQLAICLSRILFRSPDFSTAWNYTKGIVLGSGSGTIEVPFLVWVAFGAIVIDHIFGWFLEHRPHIKDRVPGYVKVVVYVAMILFLSNSLPDFVNPYIYFQF; encoded by the coding sequence ATGAATTTCGCGACTGTTTCATACTTAATATTCTTTGCCGTCGTATTTATCGTTTACTGGCATTTGCGGCATCGCTTCCAGAATATATTTCTGCTTGGCGCCAGCTATCTGTTTTACGCCGCCTGGGATTGGCGGTTTTTGAGCCTGATTATCATTTCGACCCTGACCGACTATATCAGCGGCCACATGATTTACCGAAGCGATTCTGCGTTGCGCAGAAAAATAGTATTGATTATCAGTCTGGTAATAAATCTTAGTCTGCTGGGATATTTCAAATATTTCAATTTCTTTGCCGATAGTTTTATCACTCTGGCCAATTCAGTCGGGTGGAATGTATCCTGGACAGCCGCCAACATTATTTTACCGGTTGGAATTTCGTTTTATACCTTCCAATCGATCAGCTATACGGTCGATATCTATCGCAAAAAGCTTAAACCGACCGCATCATTGATTGATTTCGCCGCCTTTGTCGCTTTTTTCCCGCAACTGGTTGCCGGGCCGATTGTCCGCGCCAGGGAATTCGTATTCCAACTTGAAGCAAAACGTGTTTTCAATACTCAGGAGTTTGAAGCGGGACTCCGGCGTTTTCTATTCGGTTTTTTCAAAAAAGCGTTCATTGCCGACACGCTGGCGATGCATCTGGTTGAACCGGCTTTCGCCAATCCGACCGAATACTCCGGCGCGACACTGTGGCTGGCGTTAATCGGATGGACGTTCCAGATTTACGCCGATTTTTCCGGCTATTCGAGCATGGCTATCGGCTCGGCGAAGATGCTGGGATTTAAGATTCCTGAGAATTTTGATTTTCCGTATCTTTCGAGGAATATTTCTCAGTACTGGCAACGCTGGCATAAAACGATGTCCCGTTTTTTCCGCGACTACGTTTATATCGGACTGGGAGGCAACCGCCGCGGATTGCGCCGCTCGCTAATCAATATCACGATAACAACGTTTGTCAGTGGTTTGTGGCATGGAGCCGGATGGACCTTTGTTACCTGGGGATTATTGCATGGATTTTATATAGCGGTATTCCAAACGTGGCGCAAATGGCGCAAAGATACCGGCCGGTGGAAAGACAATCCCGGCATCACGGGTATTATTCTGGCCTGGATTCTGACACAACTGGCAATATGCTTATCCCGGATTCTATTCCGCTCTCCTGATTTTTCAACTGCCTGGAATTATACCAAAGGGATAGTCCTGGGAAGCGGCAGCGGGACAATTGAGGTGCCCTTTTTGGTATGGGTTGCCTTTGGAGCGATTGTGATTGACCATATCTTCGGATGGTTTTTGGAACACCGGCCACATATTAAAGACAGAGTGCCGGGATATGTCAAGGTTGTGGTTTATGTCGCGATGATTCTGTTTTTGTCGAACAGTCTGCCGGATTTCGTCAACCCTTATATCTATTTCCAGTTTTGA
- a CDS encoding FAD-dependent oxidoreductase yields MEAKIGVFVCKGCDIGKSLDVEKILGAGTEQGAAVCKDHDYLCSPEGVQLIRDEIKNEELNRVVVGACSPRVFPELFDFGPDKLTHRANLREQVAWCQKPNDEDTQMLGEDQVRMGVAAMKVAEVPEPFTDDTSKDILVIGGGITGMTAARAAADAGHKVTLVEKEDKLGGWATKFKKVFPKNPPYRQLEDSGYKQLISDVKAHENIDIHLGTTIAKTSGQPGMFEVDLNNGNGGGQLKTGSIILATGWKPYEAKKLTHLGYGSSPDIVTNIRMEEMVSQGAINRPSDGKPVESVAFIQCAGSRDQEHLPYCSAVCCRVSLKQAMYVREMYPDAKVYVIYKDVRSPAQFEMFYAHAQNDDGIFLTKGEIAQVKSENGQIQIDVEETLLGENIRVNADMVVLATGMVPTTKVDEVAPVVEGEAAEGSEGEEKPAEGETADGKKEAAGAEEGAKIINLTYRQGTDLPTLKYGFPDSHFICFPYETRRTAIYAAGGVRAPMDFGSSINDAYGAAMKSIQAVNAIAEGRGVHPRSGDITYPDFNLQKCTQCKRCTEECPFGTLDEDEKGTPKPNPFRCRRCGICLGACPERIISFKNYTVHMISSMIKSVFIPDEFEEKPRILAFVCENDAIPSIDLAGLKRLQYNAMVRIIPLRCLGSMNSVWVGDALSVGFDGVLLIGCRRGDDYQCHFIRGSELANTRMENVREKLQQLVLEEDRVQIHELALSDYHKIPKIFDDFLETMEEVGPNPYKGM; encoded by the coding sequence ATGGAAGCAAAGATCGGAGTTTTCGTTTGTAAAGGTTGTGACATCGGCAAATCCCTCGATGTTGAGAAAATCCTTGGGGCCGGAACCGAGCAGGGCGCGGCGGTATGCAAAGACCATGATTACCTGTGCAGCCCGGAAGGTGTTCAGCTTATTCGCGATGAAATCAAGAACGAAGAATTGAATCGTGTCGTTGTCGGCGCCTGTTCTCCGCGGGTGTTTCCGGAACTGTTTGATTTTGGACCGGATAAATTGACGCATCGGGCTAATTTGCGCGAACAGGTGGCCTGGTGTCAAAAGCCCAATGATGAAGATACGCAGATGCTTGGCGAGGATCAGGTTCGGATGGGCGTGGCGGCGATGAAAGTCGCGGAAGTGCCCGAACCATTCACGGACGATACCTCCAAAGATATCCTTGTTATCGGCGGCGGCATTACCGGAATGACGGCGGCTCGCGCGGCGGCCGATGCCGGACATAAAGTGACACTGGTCGAAAAAGAAGATAAATTGGGCGGCTGGGCGACGAAATTCAAAAAAGTTTTTCCGAAAAATCCGCCTTATCGGCAGCTCGAGGATTCCGGATATAAACAGCTCATCAGCGATGTCAAGGCGCATGAGAATATCGATATTCATCTCGGAACGACTATCGCCAAAACATCGGGACAGCCGGGGATGTTTGAAGTCGATCTCAATAACGGTAATGGCGGCGGGCAGTTGAAGACCGGATCGATTATTCTGGCCACCGGCTGGAAACCATACGAGGCGAAAAAGCTGACCCATCTCGGGTATGGCTCATCGCCGGATATTGTGACTAATATCCGGATGGAAGAGATGGTCTCGCAGGGGGCGATCAACCGGCCGTCGGATGGAAAGCCGGTTGAGAGTGTCGCATTTATTCAGTGCGCCGGGTCGCGCGACCAGGAACATCTCCCCTATTGTTCGGCGGTTTGCTGCCGGGTGTCGTTGAAGCAGGCGATGTATGTGCGCGAGATGTATCCGGATGCTAAAGTGTACGTGATATATAAGGATGTCCGGTCGCCGGCTCAGTTTGAGATGTTTTATGCTCATGCTCAAAACGACGACGGGATTTTCCTGACCAAAGGCGAAATCGCTCAGGTTAAATCAGAAAACGGACAGATTCAGATTGATGTCGAGGAGACTCTGCTGGGCGAGAACATTCGGGTTAATGCTGATATGGTGGTTCTCGCGACAGGCATGGTACCGACGACTAAAGTTGATGAAGTTGCGCCGGTTGTTGAAGGCGAAGCCGCGGAAGGGTCCGAGGGTGAGGAAAAACCTGCCGAAGGCGAGACGGCTGATGGAAAGAAAGAAGCCGCGGGAGCTGAAGAGGGCGCGAAGATCATTAACCTGACTTATCGTCAGGGTACCGATTTACCGACGCTTAAGTACGGTTTTCCGGATTCGCATTTTATCTGTTTCCCATATGAAACGAGAAGAACTGCAATCTATGCGGCCGGAGGGGTTCGGGCGCCGATGGATTTCGGTTCATCGATTAATGACGCTTATGGCGCGGCGATGAAATCGATTCAGGCAGTCAATGCTATCGCTGAAGGTCGTGGGGTTCATCCTCGTTCGGGCGATATAACATACCCGGATTTCAATCTCCAGAAATGTACTCAATGTAAGCGGTGTACGGAAGAGTGTCCATTTGGAACGCTGGATGAAGATGAAAAGGGAACGCCGAAACCCAATCCGTTTCGTTGTCGGCGGTGTGGAATTTGTTTGGGGGCTTGCCCGGAACGAATAATTTCATTTAAGAATTACACCGTTCATATGATTTCATCGATGATTAAGTCGGTTTTTATTCCCGATGAATTTGAAGAAAAACCGCGTATTCTCGCCTTCGTGTGCGAAAATGACGCCATACCGTCTATTGATTTGGCGGGGCTGAAACGTTTGCAATACAACGCCATGGTGCGCATTATTCCTCTGCGGTGCCTGGGTTCGATGAATTCCGTCTGGGTCGGTGACGCCCTGTCGGTCGGTTTCGACGGCGTTTTGCTGATTGGCTGTCGGCGCGGTGATGATTATCAATGTCACTTTATCCGCGGCAGCGAACTGGCCAATACCCGAATGGAGAATGTCCGCGAGAAACTTCAACAATTGGTGCTCGAAGAAGACCGCGTTCAAATTCATGAGCTGGCTCTTTCCGATTATCATAAGATTCCAAAAATATTTGATGACTTTTTGGAGACTATGGAAGAGGTTGGTCCCAATCCATATAAAGGCATGTAA
- a CDS encoding response regulator, whose product MSDKKKILIVEDEADQRDWLTTFFEDNGYDTITAEDGQKGFELARTESVSLITLDISMDNESGIKAIRNLQETPATVNIPIIIITGVSSDFKRFLERSKKVNPPQGYFDKPVDRDELLKKVKELIG is encoded by the coding sequence ATGTCAGATAAAAAAAAGATTCTGATTGTAGAGGATGAAGCCGATCAGAGAGATTGGCTGACCACATTTTTTGAAGATAACGGTTACGACACAATTACAGCCGAAGATGGGCAAAAAGGTTTCGAGCTGGCCAGGACCGAAAGTGTTTCCCTTATCACTCTTGACATAAGTATGGATAATGAATCCGGAATCAAGGCGATAAGAAATCTGCAGGAAACGCCGGCGACCGTCAATATCCCGATCATAATAATAACTGGAGTATCAAGTGATTTTAAGCGTTTTTTGGAGCGTTCCAAAAAAGTAAATCCACCGCAGGGTTATTTTGATAAACCGGTTGATCGGGATGAGCTTCTTAAGAAGGTCAAAGAGCTAATCGGTTAA